The proteins below come from a single Chitinophaga pinensis DSM 2588 genomic window:
- a CDS encoding Hint domain-containing protein, protein MKKYLLTLLCSFLVLQLLAQSRPMTMAEYVKAKSFTVKDLDNDTYVKFNNEYVLDRYEMRKPYLITGDDGQKKRIDLYRLVAKDSMLDIATVIFYTNEAGKLYTAVMPLFNSNPDIWNQYFEDIHATDKVEKNYVLKLSYVLSKEFSYQLYKSMNAGKDVKEEAGTYGTDICFPGDQMVNLANGAQKALRDIRPGDEIISPDANTHRTSTIRVKELVQHTAENYAITRLLVMHTIENNTAGMHEVLLSNKVLQATPNHPVLTVAGKKQMGAVTTGDQLLCMDEHTNTLVTYTVVNKTESAGGKQPVYNIIAEGGDAFMMNNIMVLQK, encoded by the coding sequence ATGACAATGGCGGAATATGTAAAGGCAAAATCATTTACCGTAAAAGATCTCGATAACGATACCTATGTTAAGTTCAATAATGAATACGTACTGGACCGCTATGAGATGCGTAAACCCTATCTCATTACAGGCGATGACGGTCAGAAGAAAAGAATTGACCTCTATCGGCTTGTCGCCAAAGACAGTATGCTGGACATTGCCACCGTCATCTTCTACACCAACGAAGCCGGGAAGTTATACACAGCTGTCATGCCTTTATTCAACAGCAACCCTGATATCTGGAATCAATACTTTGAAGACATTCATGCCACCGACAAAGTGGAGAAGAACTATGTATTGAAACTCTCTTATGTGTTGTCCAAAGAATTCAGTTACCAGCTGTACAAGTCCATGAATGCCGGTAAAGATGTGAAAGAAGAAGCGGGCACTTATGGCACAGACATCTGCTTCCCTGGCGATCAAATGGTCAATCTGGCCAATGGCGCACAGAAAGCCTTACGTGATATCCGTCCGGGAGACGAGATTATCAGTCCGGATGCCAATACACACCGGACCAGCACCATCCGGGTAAAAGAGCTGGTACAACATACCGCAGAAAACTATGCCATCACCCGTTTGCTGGTCATGCACACAATTGAAAACAATACTGCCGGTATGCATGAAGTACTGTTATCAAACAAAGTATTACAGGCTACGCCGAATCATCCGGTACTGACGGTAGCCGGGAAAAAACAAATGGGAGCGGTTACGACCGGCGACCAGCTGCTTTGTATGGATGAACACACCAATACACTCGTCACATATACTGTTGTTAATAAAACGGAGTCTGCCGGTGGAAAACAACCGGTATACAACATCATCGCAGAAGGTGGAGACGCCTTCATGATGAATAATATCATGGTTTTGCAGAAATAA
- the fusA gene encoding elongation factor G, with protein sequence MKRLDNFRNIGIMAHVDAGKTTVTERMLYYTGLTHKLGSVDEGNTVMDSDPQEEKRGITISSAAITTYWQLDNNKYQVNIIDTPGHIDFTAEVERSLRVLDGAIAVFCAKSGVQPQSETVWQQANRYNVPRIIMINKMDRQGADFRRVVNEIRDMLHANAVPVQIPIGAEDDFSGVIDLIAMKAYVWSGDDGKSYSVTDIPAHLQEEAMQARVVLLEELSLYDEVIFNSYTNDPASVAAEDIYRALRQTTLQMQVIPVLAGAAYRNKGVQPLLDAVVRYLPAPVDMPQIHAVDVETEEATMLTASEESPFAALAFKIISDDYAGKLTMVRVYSGVLRTGDSVWNSRTGKHVRISRLMRIMSDKYETADAITAGDIGAVVGLKDVRTGDTLSDPDQPVLLEKISFPEPMIGYAIEAKVAKDVSKLSEALSKLVEEDPTLSVSVDPASGQTILKGMGELHLEVVLEKLTSNYHVEISKGQPQIAYKEVFTQAIEHKEVYSKQNGGSGSFAEIVFELSPREDGQAGLEFVNEVTGGAIPREFIPAVKKGFEEAMKTGALAGYPVQSMKVRLLDGSMHVKDSHAQDFEHAAILGFRHAALKAAPRLLEPFMSVEVTLPEEHTGAITGDLNRRRGVIKGMEMKASAQYIRAEAPLSDLFGYVNTLRALSSGRAAASVTFQEYQLVPNNIAGRVLATI encoded by the coding sequence ATGAAACGATTGGATAACTTCAGAAATATAGGAATCATGGCGCATGTCGATGCAGGTAAAACCACTGTTACTGAACGCATGCTTTATTATACAGGTCTTACACACAAGCTGGGTAGCGTTGATGAAGGAAATACCGTGATGGATAGCGATCCGCAGGAAGAAAAAAGAGGTATTACCATCTCTTCTGCTGCGATCACGACCTACTGGCAATTAGATAATAATAAATACCAGGTGAACATCATTGATACGCCCGGTCACATTGACTTCACTGCTGAAGTAGAACGTTCCCTGCGTGTACTGGATGGCGCTATTGCTGTATTCTGCGCGAAATCTGGTGTGCAGCCGCAATCTGAAACAGTATGGCAACAGGCGAACCGTTATAATGTACCCCGCATTATTATGATCAATAAGATGGACAGACAAGGTGCTGACTTCCGTCGCGTAGTAAACGAGATCCGTGATATGTTGCACGCAAATGCAGTTCCTGTGCAGATACCGATTGGTGCAGAGGATGATTTCTCTGGTGTGATAGATCTGATCGCAATGAAGGCGTATGTCTGGAGTGGTGATGATGGTAAGTCTTATTCCGTTACAGATATCCCTGCGCATTTGCAGGAAGAAGCGATGCAGGCACGTGTGGTCTTGTTAGAAGAGTTGTCTTTGTATGATGAAGTGATCTTCAATAGTTATACGAATGATCCGGCTAGCGTAGCAGCGGAAGATATCTATCGTGCCTTACGTCAGACTACCTTACAGATGCAGGTAATACCTGTACTGGCTGGTGCAGCTTATCGCAATAAGGGCGTACAGCCTTTGCTGGATGCTGTTGTACGTTATCTGCCTGCGCCGGTTGATATGCCGCAGATACATGCAGTGGATGTTGAAACAGAAGAAGCTACAATGCTTACTGCCAGTGAAGAAAGTCCGTTTGCTGCCTTAGCATTTAAGATCATCTCTGATGATTATGCCGGTAAACTGACAATGGTCAGGGTGTATTCCGGTGTATTGCGTACAGGTGACTCCGTGTGGAATAGTCGTACTGGTAAACATGTGCGTATCAGTCGCCTGATGCGTATCATGTCAGATAAATATGAAACTGCGGATGCGATCACTGCCGGGGATATTGGCGCGGTGGTAGGGTTAAAAGATGTGCGCACAGGCGATACGCTGTCTGATCCGGATCAACCGGTATTACTGGAAAAGATCAGTTTCCCTGAACCTATGATCGGCTATGCGATTGAAGCAAAAGTGGCAAAAGATGTGAGTAAGCTGAGTGAGGCACTGTCAAAACTGGTAGAAGAAGATCCTACGCTGAGTGTAAGTGTAGATCCGGCTTCAGGTCAGACCATCCTGAAAGGTATGGGCGAGCTGCACCTGGAAGTTGTACTGGAAAAACTGACGAGCAACTATCATGTTGAGATCAGTAAAGGTCAGCCACAGATTGCGTATAAGGAAGTGTTCACGCAGGCGATTGAACACAAGGAAGTGTATAGTAAGCAGAACGGTGGTTCTGGTAGCTTCGCAGAGATTGTGTTTGAATTGTCGCCACGTGAAGACGGACAAGCAGGTCTTGAGTTTGTGAATGAAGTGACTGGTGGAGCAATTCCCCGTGAATTCATTCCTGCTGTGAAGAAAGGATTTGAAGAGGCGATGAAGACCGGTGCATTGGCGGGTTATCCGGTACAATCCATGAAAGTGCGTTTGCTGGATGGATCTATGCATGTAAAAGACTCTCATGCGCAGGACTTTGAACATGCTGCTATCCTGGGCTTCCGTCATGCTGCACTGAAAGCCGCTCCCCGTTTACTGGAGCCTTTCATGAGCGTAGAAGTGACCTTGCCTGAAGAACATACCGGCGCTATCACCGGTGATCTGAACAGACGCCGTGGTGTGATCAAAGGAATGGAAATGAAGGCGAGTGCCCAGTATATCAGGGCCGAGGCGCCTTTGTCTGATTTGTTTGGATATGTGAACACCCTGCGTGCATTGTCATCCGGCAGAGCCGCTGCTTCTGTCACTTTCCAGGAGTATCAGCTGGTGCCTAATAATATTGCCGGTAGAGTACTGGCAACAATCTGA